In Mustela nigripes isolate SB6536 chromosome 12, MUSNIG.SB6536, whole genome shotgun sequence, one DNA window encodes the following:
- the TSLP gene encoding LOW QUALITY PROTEIN: thymic stromal lymphopoietin (The sequence of the model RefSeq protein was modified relative to this genomic sequence to represent the inferred CDS: inserted 1 base in 1 codon), translating to MLEKTAAPEVPQSAKSKRFFPESRFTVDGKSLVRHQGGNGCPSTLPDALLLXLSVFFRKIFILQLVGLVLSYNFTDCDFEKIRKKYQEVIYQALEKYMNGIKSTEFNNPIYCEDPPDCLTKIERITFYPTHGCTSLAKEIFAIGTNATLTLQCPGYSGMQTYNTQAKKKRKKREVTTYKCREQVAYLMGLWRRFSRIS from the exons ATGCTAGAGAAGACCGCAGCCCCTGAGGTCCCCCAATCAGCCAAGAGTAAGCGCTTCTTTCCTGAA AGCCGATTTACTGTGGATGGAAAGAGTTTAGTGAGACACCAGGGTGGAAATGGGTGTCCAAGTACATTGCCTGATGCTTTATTAT gtctttcagtttttttcaggAAGATCTTCATCTTGCAACTAGTAGGGCTGGTGCTATCCTACAATTTCACTGACTGTGACTTTgaaaagattagaaagaaatatCAGGAAGTCATTTATCAAGCCCTGGAGAAATATATGAATGGG atcAAAAGCACCGAATTTAACAATCCCATCTACTGTGAAGACCCG CCGGATTGCCTTACTAAAATCGAGCGCATTACCTTCTATCCCACCCACGGCTGCACGTCTCTCGCCAAGGAAATCTTTGCGATAGGAACTAATGCTACGCTCACTCTCCAGTGCCCAGGCTACTCCGGAATGCAA ACATATAATACccaggcaaagaagaaaagaaagaaaagagaagtcacAACGTATAAATGCCGGGAACAAGTTGCATACTTAATGGGACTGTGGCGTCGTTTCAGTCGCATTTCTTAG